A segment of the Allosaccharopolyspora coralli genome:
GGGATCACGCTGACCCCGCTGCGGGGACTCCAGATATCCGGCTTCTCCTCGACGATCCCACTGGGAGGTGCGGCATGAGCCGGACCCGCGCAGTCGACAAGCCCGGCAACCCGCACGGTGCCGCGCCGCAGTTCCTCATCGACCCCGAAGCCCTCGACACGATCGCCCCGTCCGGTGACCGTGGCGGGGTGCTCGTCGGCGCGAGCCCGCACGGTAAACCGCTGAGCGCCTCGGTGCTTCGGCCGCAGCCGACCCGCATGGTCATGGTCGGCGGTCTCTACCTCGCCCGCCAGATCGCGCTGCGCTCGCTGGCCACCGGCGCCTGGGTGCAGATCGCCACCGGACGGCCCGCCGCGTGGAAGATGCTCGAACGCGCCGCCGGGCTCGCCCCGGACGGCAGACCCGTCCCGTCGATGCAGATCAAGAAGCTCGCTCCGTTCGAACTGCCGACGGCCACCGAGGACGCACCGCTGCTGGTGATCCACGACGGCGGTGCCGTGCCGCAGGAACTGTTCCCGCCACGGTCGCCGTGGCAGACGACGCTGTACGTGCTGCCGTACCTGCACCCGCAGGTCGGCAACGGCACGACCGCCAACGGCGCGGACCTCGTGCTGCTGCAGCGGCTACCGCTGAACCAGGCCGAGCTCGCGGCCCGGATCTGGCATCTCGACCCGGCGACGAAGCAGCGGCAGGTCAACGAACTCACCCAGCTACCGGACGACATCGTCATCGCACTCGGCAACAACCTGTGGGAGCCGATCCAGCTCGGCACCAAACCGGCCGAGAGCGAGATCCTCGGCCCCGTCCGCCGCGGCGACTGACGGGGGTGGCAAATTCGCGCGAATTTGCCACCCCTCCATCCACAGGCGCCGGAGTTGTCCACAGATTTCGATTCGGGGCTGCAGCCCTCGAGCGGTCGTGACGACTCTGGAGTGATGGACGAGACTGCGAGGTCGGATTGGCTCGCCCGGCGAGTCACTCCGACCGAAACACGATTCGGCTTGTTCACCCGGGCGGAGGCGCTGAGCCGGGGCGTGACCGACCGCCGCTTACGCAGCGGGGAGTTCGGACGAGTCCTACAGGGCGTCTACTGTCCCGGTGACAAGCCGATCGATCACGAACTCCGTTGTCACGCCGCAGCACTCGTGTTGCCGCCGTCGGCGGTCCTCACCGGCAGATCCGCGGCCACGCTCCACGGAGTGCCACTCGCCAAGACGTGGGACCACGTCGAGGCTCTCGTCAGCGGCGCGAAGTACATGAACCGCCGCAAGGGCCTTCGATGCTGGTCGGTCCGCAGCCGTCCCGCGGAACACCGGCCGTGGCACGGGATTCGTCTCGCGACACCGCTTCGCACGGCCTTCGACCTGCTGGCTCGCAAGCCGCTCCGGCAGGCGGTGGCCTCGTGCGATGCCATGCTGCACGCCTGCGTAATACAGCTTCCGGACCTGGTGCGCTTTCTCGCGGGGCGCAGTGATCGCGGCATCACCAGGGCCAGGATCGCTCTCCAACACCTTGACGCGCGTTCGGAGTCCGTCCCCGAGTCCGAGCTGCGATTGCTGCTGAACTGGAACGGATTCCCGGTAGAACCCCAGGTGCAGGTGCACGACGAGTTCGGGTTCGTGGCCCGGGTCGACCTCGCCCTTCGGTCGCGCAAGGTCGCCATCGAGTACGACGGGGCGTGGCACGGGAATCCTGCACAGTTCGCCCGCGATCGCATCCGCCAGCAACGGCTCGAGCGATGCGGCTGGACCGTGGTCGTGGTGACCGCCAAGGACCTGTACGGCTCACCGGACGACGTCGTCGCCAACGTTCACCAGGCGGCCCGCATCAAGGCCTGAGGCACGGCGGAGCGGCAAATTCGCGCGAATTTGCCACCTGGCTATCCACAGGTGTCGGAGTTGTCCACAGGGTGGGTGGTCTCCCCGAATGCTCCCTCAGGGAAGGGTGCGCACGGCGCGGATCCGCGCGGCGCGGGCGGCCAGATGCTCGTCGTCCGGGTAGTCGACGCCGACGAGAGCAAGACCGTGCGGCGGCGCCACCGCGCTCGTCCGGACGCCTGCGGCGAGTATCTCCACAGCCCACGACGGCTCACGGCGCCCGTCACCGACCATCAGCAACGCGCCGACGAGGCTGCGCACCATCGAGTGGCAGAACGCGTCCGCGCTGACCTGAGCGACGACCAGGTTCTGGTCGACCCGACGCCAGTCGAACCGCTGCAACTCGCGCACCGTCGTCGCGCCCTCGCGCTGCTTGCAGAACGCCGCGAAGTCGTTGAGCCCCAACAGCTCCTGCGCACCACGGTTCATCCGGTCCACGTCCAGCGGCCGGTTCCAGGCGAGCGTGTCCCCCCGGCGCAACGGATCGGCGCCCCAGGGCGCGTCCGAGACCTGGTATCTGTAATGCCTGCGCAACGCCGAAAACCGGGCGTCGAAGCCGTCGGGCGCGAGCCGGGCACCGAGCACGCGCACGTCGCCGGGAAGGATCCGGTTCCAGCGCGCACACATCCGCTCCAGGTCCGGCACACCCCGCTCGCCCGCGGGAACACGTCCGGACTCACCCGGGGAGAACGGCTCCACGTCGACGTGGACGACCTGCCCGTGGGCGTGCACACCCGCATCGGTTCGTCCCGCCACGACGACCGACTTCACGACCGACCGCCCTGGGGGCTGTTTCGCCAACGCGTCCTCGAGCAGTCCCTGCACCGTCCGCAACCCCGGCTGACGCGCCCAACCGGAGAACCCCGCCCCGTCGTAGGCGACGTCGAGACGCAAACGAACGAACCCGCCGCCCCCGGAGGGTGCGACGGGTTCGTTCACAGAATCCTCGTGCGCCGAGATCAGGACTCGTCCTTCTTCTCCGCGCCCTCGGTGTCCTCAGCGGACTCGGCGGACTCGCCGGACGCAGCGGCCTCGGAAACCTCGGTCTCAGAAGCGTCGGTGGACTCCGTCGACTCGGTGGTCTCCTCGGCTACCGGAGCCTGCTGCTGGTCCTTGGCGAACTTGGTGCCGCGAGCGGCCTCCGCCTCCGACGTAGCCGTCTTCTCCGTCACCAGCGCGAGCACCGCCATCGGCGCGTTGTCGCCACGACGCGGCATCGTCTTGACGATCCGCGTGTAACCACCGTGGCGATCGGCGAAGAATGGACCGATCTCGGCGAACAGCTTGTGCACGATGTCCTTGTCGCGGATGGTCTTCATGACCTCGCGACGGTTGTGCAGGTCGCCTTTCCTGGCCTTGGTGATCAGGCGCTCGGCGAGCGGCCGCAGCCGCTTCGCCTTCGCCTCGGTCGTAGTGATCCGACCGTGCTCGAACAGCGACGTGGCCAGGTTGGCCAGCATCAGCCGCTCGTGGGCCGGCGACCCGCCGAGACGCGCTCCCTTGGTGGGGGTGGGCATCGGATTGCTCCTCTCAAGGCGCGGTCGGACACGCCGTCCCGCGCATCACAGCTACAGCTGCTCTGTCTCCGCGTAGTCCTGGCCGTCGTCGAAGCCACCGTCGTCGAAGCCGCCTTCGTCCAGCGACACGCCTTCGATCGCGCCCTCGTCGGCCGACCAGCCCTCGCCCGGGTATTCCGCCGCGGCGGCGGTCGGGTCGAATCCGGGCGGGCTGTCCTTGAGCGCGAGCCCCAATCCGACCAGCTTCAACTTGACCTCGTCGATGGACTTCGCACCGAAGTTGCGAATGTCCAGCAGATCCGCCTCGCTGCGCGAGACCAGCTCGCCGACCGTGTGGATGCCTTCCCGCTTGAGGCAGTTGTAGGACCGCACCGTCAGGTCGAGGTCCTCGATCGGCATCGCGTAGGCCGCGATGGTGTCCGCCTCCGCCGGAGACGGCCCGATCTCGATGCCCTCGGCGTCGACGTTGAGTTCCCGCGCCAGACCGAACAGCTCCACCAACGTCCGACCGGCCGAGGCGACCGCGTCACGCGCGGTGATCGACGGCTTCGTCTCGACGTCCAGGATCAGCTTGTCGAAGTCGGTGCGCTGCTCGACACGGGTGGCCTCGACCTTGTAGGTCACCTTCAGCACCGGCGAATAGATCGAGTCGACCGGGATCCGGCCGATCTCGGCGCCCGCCTGCTTGTTCTGCACAGCAGGGACGTATCCGCGGCCGCGCTCGACGACCAGCTCGATCTCCAGCTTGCCCTTGCCGTTGAGGTGGGCGATGTGGAGATCGGGGTTGTGCACGGTGACACCCGCGGGCGGCACGATGTCGGCGGCCGTGACCTCACCCGGTCCCTGCTTGCGCAGGTACATGGTGACCGGCTCGTCCTCTTCGGAGCTCACGACGAGCTCCTTGAGGTTCAGGATGACGTCGGTGACGTCCTCCTTCACGCCCGGGATCGTGGTGAACTCGTGGAGCACACCGTCGATGCGCAGGCTGGTGACGGCCGCACCCGGGATCGAGGACAGCAGCGTCCGACGCAGCGAGTTGCCCAGGGTGTAGCCGAAGCCCGGCTCCAGCGGCTCGATGACGAACCGGGAGCGAGTCTCCGACACGGCCTCCTCGGCCAGTGTGGGTCGCTGGGAGATGAGCACTGGTACTTCCTTTCCTCACGACGCCCGCTATTTGACGCCGATGGGACGGGATGCCCGCGTCGACTGCGCGGGCGGTACGGCGGCGTATCGGACGCCACCGCACCACGCACGTCCGGCGGGGCGGCCGTGTGACCGCCCCGACCGGATGTCACTTCGAGTACAGCTCGACGATCAGCTGCTCGGTGACCGGAGTGTCGATCTGTGCGCGCTCCGGACGCTGGTGAACCAGCACCCGCAGGTTGGACGGCACGACCTGCAGCCACGCCGGGACGGGACGCTCGCCGAGGGTCTCCTTGGCGATGACGAACGGCGTGGTGGCCAGCGACTTCGGCTTCACGTCGATGATGTCGAACTTCGAGACCTCGAAGCTCGGGATGTCGACCTTCTTGCCGTTGACCAGGAAGTGGCCGTGGTTGACCAGCTGCCGCGCCATTCGGCGGGTGCGGGCCAGACCTGCGCGGTAGACCACGTTGTCGAGGCGGGACTCCAGCAGCTGCAGCAGGTTCTCACCCGTCTTGCCGGGACGCCGGTTGGCTTCCTCGTAGTAGCTGCGGAACTGACGCTCGAGCACGCCGTAGGTGTACCGGGCCTTCTGCTTCTCCTGGAGCTGCAGCAGGTACTCGGTCTCCTTGATGCGGGCGCGACCGTGCTGCCCCGGCGGGTACGGCCGACGCTCGAACGCCGTGTCACCGCCGATCAGATCGACCTTGAGACGGCGGGACTTGCGGGTCGCGGGACCGGTGTAACGAGCCATCTTTGTCTACTCCCTTCCCGCGATCAGACCCGGCGCCGCTTCGGCGGGCGGCAGCCGTTGTGCGGCTGCGGGGTCACGTCCTGGATCGTGCCGACCTCGAGGCCGGCGGCCTGCAGCGAGCGGATCGCCGTCTCGCGACCCGAGCCAGGGCCCTTGACGAAGACGTCGATCTTCTTCATGCCGTGTTCCGACGCCTTGCGGGCGGCGTTCTCGGCGGCCATCTGCGCGGCGAACGGGGTGGACTTCCGGGAGCCCTTGAACCCGACGTGGCCGGCGGAGGCCCAGCTGATCACCCCACCGGTCGGGTCGGTGATCGAGACGATGGTGTTGTTGAACGTGCTCTTGATGTGGGCTTGCCCATGAGCAACATTCTTCTTTTCCTTGCGCCGGACCTTCTTGACGGCCCCAGCGCGTGACTTGGGTGGCATAAGTGTCGTGGTCTCCTACCGAGGCTTACTTCCGACCGGCCTTCTTCTTGCCTGCGACCGTCTTCTTCGGTCCCTTGCGGGTGCGGGCGTTGGTCTTCGTCCGCTGCCCGTTGACCGGGAGCCGACGACGGTGACGAAGCCCCGCGTAGCAGCCGATCTCGATCTTCCGACGAATGTCGGCCTGGACCTCACGGCGGAGGTCACCCTCGACCTGGTAGTGGTTCTCGATGTGCTCGCGCAGCGTGGCGAGCTGATCGTCGTCGATGTCCTTCGCACGGACGTCCGGCGAGACGCCGGTGTCCGCGAGAATCTTCTTCGAGCTCGTTCGGCCGACCCCGAAGATGTAGGTCAGCGCGATCTCCATCCGCTTCTCGCGCGGGAGATCGACGCCGGCGATCCGTGCCATCAGGCAGATCCCTTTCGTCGTATCCGGGTCTGCTCCCTCACCGTCCCCGCCCGGTGGTCCACCTCAGGGTGGCCGCTCCGCCACGGAGCCCCGGCCCGAATTCCGGGGGTCAACCGACTCACTCCCGAGTCGGCAGGTTGGAGGGAGGTCTCTGTTGTCTGAGATCCTGCGACGGCTCGCTCAGCCCTGGCGCTGCTTGTGGCGCTGGTTCGAGCAGATCACCAGTACCCGCCCGTGACGGCGGATGACCTGGCACTTGTCGCAGATCTTCTTCACACTCGGCTGGACCTTCACGGTCGTGCTCTCCTGCTCGGACGCGTGTCCGGTCTCCCGGACACCGTGGAGGTCACTTGTAGCGGTAGACGATGCGCCCACGGGAGAGGTCGTACGGGGAAAGCTCCACCACGACCTTGTCCTCAGGCAGGATGCGGATGTAGTGCTGTCGCATCTTGCCACTGATGTGTGCGAGGACCTTGTGGCCGTTTTCCAACTCGACACGGAACATCGCGTTGGGAAGCGGTTCGATCACCCGACCCTCGACCTCAATGGCCCCGTCTTTCTTGCCCATGTCCTCCGCGTTTCGTGACGGTGACGTTTGTCTTGCCGCCGACCCCGGAGGGTTCCGGAACCGACTTTCGGGCACACTGCCACCGGCCCGACGAGCCAAGGAACACCGAGCGAGAATCACTCGGCGAACGCAACCGCGGGAGCGAGCCGGGCTGTCCGGTTGACCGGACCACCGAGCGCGCCTCCGACGAGCGCGAGGCACAACGAACCGGCGCGACGAATGCGCCGTTGCTCCACTGTACGCGCCGCTCAACAGAGGCCGCACGCGACCCCTGGCCTCGACGAACGTCGCTCCGATGGACGCGGACAGTGTTCGGGATCATACTGAGGGCGGTCACGCGTTCGGCACGTCCCCCGGGGCGCCTTGCGAGTCGTGACAGCGCGTGGCTACGGTCGATCATGTTTGTCCTGGGGACGATTCACGAGCCTATCGAGGAGACGTGTGACCTCTCGCGCCGCCGACCGAACCTTGCCCCTCGGACGGTTCTTGCCGACCCCGGAAACCGTCGATGAGTACCGCACGTTCTTCACCACGGCGCTGCGTCACCCGACGATGCTCGGCGCGGCCACCCCCACCTCGCACGCCGTCGCGGCCACGGTCGCGCAGGTCGTTCCGACCACCGGCACCCCCACGGTCGTCGAACTCGGACCCGGCACAGGCTCACTGAGCGGGGCGATCCGCGACCGCCTCCCGCGCGGTGCGCGGCACATCGGCATCGAACTCAACAACGTCCTGGTGGCCCACCTCCGCGAACACAAGCCGTGGCTGGAAGTGGTGCACGGTGACGCGCGGGACCTCACGGTCCTGCTCGACAAGCTGGCCGTCGACCACGTGGACGCCGTCGTGAGCAGCATCCCGTGGTCGCTGCTGCCGGACGAGACCCAGGCGGACATCCTCGGGCAGGCCACCGACAGGCTCGCTCCGCACGGTGCGTTCACCGCGCTGACCTACCTCACCGCACTCCACCGCACCGGCGGCAAGCGATTCCGGCAGCGGTTGGAGGCCCGGTTCGACGAGGTGCTGACCCACACGACGTGGCAGAACGTGCCGCCGATCCTGCACTACCTCTGCAGGCGCCCGCTGCACTGACCACCTGGCACCAGGCCCAGCCGTCCGGCGAGAGCACCCGCGAGCAGGACCGCTCCCCACGGGCCGGCCACCCAGATCCACCACGGATGGACCGGTTCGTCGACGCCGACCGAGACCAGCGCCCAGATCACCACGTTCACGGCCACCGCAAGGAGCCAGGCTCCGAACGAGGTCCGCAGCACCATACGCATCCATTTCGGTGTCGAGGACCGCGTCGTCGCAGGTGAGGAAGGCTGTTCCGGGAGGTCGGCTGTGAGGCGGGCGAGGTCGTCGGCCGTCTGCGCCGCCCACGCGAGCCGGACCCGCTCGTCGAACTCGGCCAGCTCGATCCGCCCCTCGGCCACGGCCTGCTGAAGTCGGTCACCGACACGTCGGCGGTCGGCGTCGGAGACTCGGATAGTCGGCATGACGCACCCCCTTTGGGATCCCGAAGCTACTGTAACAGCGTTACGTTTCTTCGGCATCGACTCCCGGCAGTGCCGTCGAGAGAGCCCCGGATACTGTTGACGGCGAACCCGCCACGTCCGGACCGGGAGTCCGTGTTGAACTCACGCGCCACCCTGCACGAGTACCGCACTTTCCTCAGCCGAGCGCTGCAACGGCCGTCGACGGTCGGTGCCGTCCTGCCTACGTCGCAGCACGTCGCCTCCGCCGTCGCCGACGTCGTCCCCGCCACCGGTACGCCGACCGTCGTCGAACTCGGCCCGGGAACCGGCGCGCTCACCGACTTGGTCGAACAACGCCTCCCCAGCGGGTCACGGCACCTCGCCGTCGAGATCGACCCGGACATGGTCGACTACCTGCGCCGGTCGCGCCCCTGGCTGGAGGTGCACCACGCCGACGCGGCCGACCTGCCCACCCTGCTGAACCAGCAAGGCATCACGCACGTGGACGCGGTCATCAGCAGCATTCCGTGGACCCTGCTGCCGCTGTACCAGCAACGACGAGCGCTCGACGCGGTGGCGCACAGCCTCGCACCACACGGAGTGTTCACGGCGCTGACCTACATCACCGCACTGTGGCGGCCCGGCTCGGCCGCGTTCGACAGGGCCCTGCGCACGACATTCGAAGAAGTCGTCCCTCGCACGCCGGTGTGGCGCAACGTCCCCCCGGCCCGCGTCTACATCTGCCGCCGCGCCCGCCCCTAGCTGAGACGGCGAAAGTGCCGTTCGCTTCATGTGGACTGGTTGGCTTGAGTGCTGCGGTCAGGCACCCAGCACCTACAGTTTCCCCGGCGCCTACGCAGACCGCTCACCCGCGGGTTCTCACCTCGCGGCTGGCGAGGACAGCGTCGACGAAATGTAGGGCGCTACCTGATGTCGACGATCCCGCAGCCAGCCGCGAGGTGAGGTTCCGCCACGGAACCACCCACGCAGGTAACTGCGCGCACCCCTCTAGCTAAGGTCAGTCCGCGTCGGTGAGGACCCAGGGGCCGGAGTCGGTGATGGCGACGGTGTGCTCCCAGTGCGACGCACGCGAGCCGTCGAGAGTCACCACGGTCCACTCGTCATCGAGTTCCTCGGTGTCGGCCGATCCCAGCGTGAGCATCGGCTCGACCGCGATGGCCATCCCCACCTTGAGTCTCGGTCCCTTGCCGGGCTTGCCGAGGTTCGGCAGGAACGGCTCCATGTGCATCTGCGAACCGATGCCGTGGCCACCGTACTCGGCGATGATGCCGTACTCGACACCGTCGGCCGCCCGCGAATCCAGCACGGAGTGCTCGATGGCGTGTGAAATGTCGGTCAATCGGTTCCCCGCGCGGACCTGCTCGATCCCCGCCCACATGGACCGCTTGGTCGCCTCGGACAGTGCCAGGTCCCGCGGCGAGAGCTCTCCTACCGCGACCGTCACCGCCGAGTCGCCGTGCCAGCCGTCGAGTATGGCCCCGCAGTCCACGGACAGCATGTCGCCCTCGTCGAGCACGTCCGTGGAAGCGGGGATGCCGTGCACCACCCGCTCGTTCCGCGAAGAACAGATCGAACCGGGAAACCCGTGGTAACCCTTGAACGACGGCACCGCCCCCGCGTCCCGGATGATCTGTTCCGCGACGGCGTCCAACTCGGCGGTGCTCACCCCCGGCTTGGCCTGCGCCGTGACCTCGGCGAGCGCGCGGGCCACCACCAGACCGGCGGCCCGCATCGCCTCGATCTCACCGGAGCTCTTGAGCTCGATGCCCTTGCCACGGCGGAGCAACGCGTTCACCCGCGCTCGGACCCGGCGGGCAGCGCCTGCAGCGCTCGCCCGGTGACGTCCTCGACCTCGCCGACCGCGTCGATCGTGAGGACCTTGCCGCGGTAGTACTCCAGCAGCGGGGCCGTCTCCGAGTGGTACACGGACAGCCGGCGACGGATGACGTCCTCCGTGTCGTCGGCACGCCCACGGCTCAGCATCCGCCGTACCAGTTCCTCTTCCGGCACCTCGAACTGCAGTACCGCGTCCATCTCGACGCCGTACTCACCGAGAATGGCCGTGAGCACGTCGGCCTGGGCGGTGTTGCGCGGGTAGCCGTCGAGCAGGAACCCGCAGCGCGCGTCGGACTCGGCGAGCCGCTCGCGCACCATGTCGTTGGTGACCTCGTCCGGCACGAGCTCACCCGCGTCGAGGTAGCTCTTCGCCTTCTGCCCCAGCGGGGTCGACGCGCTGATGTTCGCGCGGAACAGGTCACCGGTGGAAATGTGCGGCACCTTGAGGTGCTCGCTCAGCACGGCCGCTTGGGTGCCCTTGCCCGCACCCGGCGGGCCGACGAGAACCAATCGCACCAAGGGTCTGCCTCCGAATCAGTCTGATGGCGCACGCCACCGATCTTTCAGCGCTCCGCGAGTGAAGCACCGCCCGCAGAACGGGACTGGACGACGCCGCACGGACGACGATCCCGATCGGGACCTCCGCACCGCGTGAGGCGCCGCGATCGGCGACGCCACCACACACGGCATCCGCGGAACGAAGCACGTTCCGCCCGGACGGTTGAGCTTACCGGAGGAAGCCCTCGTAGTTCCGCTGCGTGAGCTGGCTCTCGATCTGCTTCACCGTGTCCAGACCCACGTTGACCATGATCAGCACCGCGGTACCGCCGAACGGGAAGTTCTGGTTCGCCCCCTCCCCGGTCAGGCCGAGGAAGAAGTTCGGCAGGATCGCGACGATGCCCAGGTACAACGCACCCGGCAGCGTGATGCGCGAGAGCACGAAGCTCAGGTACTCCGCCGTCGGCCGTCCCGGACGGATCCCGGGGATGAACCCGCCGAACTTCTTCATCTCGTCCGCCCGTTCCTCCGGGTTGAACGTGATCGAGACGTAGAAGTAGGCGAAGAACACGATCATCGCCATGTACAGCAGGATGTGCACCCAGCTGGACGGATCCACGATGTAGGTCTGGATGAACCGGGCCCACCAGCTGTCCTGGTTGCCCGCGAGCTGGCCGAGCAGCTGCGGCAGGTACAGCAGCGACGAGCCGAAGATGACCGGGATGATGCCCGCCTGGTTGACCTTCAACGGCAGGTAGGTCGAGGTGCCGCCGTACATGCGACGACCGATCATCCGCTTCGCGTACTGGACCGGGATCCGGCGCTGCGCCTGCTCGATGTAGACGACGGTCGCGATGATCGCCACGGCGAAGGCGCAGACCACGGCGAAGACGAGGCCGCCGTGCGTGTTCAGGATCGAGCCGCCCTCGGCCGGGATCCGGGCCGCGATCGAGGTGAAGATCAGCAGCGACATGCCGTTGCCGATGCCGCGCTCGGTGATGAGCTCGCCCATCCACATGAGCAGCCCGGCACCGGCGGTCATGACGATGACGATGGTGACGAGGTTGAGCACCGACTTGTCGGGGATGACCTCGGCGCTGCAGTTCTGGAAGAGCTGTCCCCGCACGGCCAGGGCGACGATGCCGGTGGCCTGCAGCAGCGCGAGCGCGATGCACAGATACCGGGTGTACTGCGTCAGCTTGGCCTGGCCGGACTGGCCTTCCTTCTTGAGCTGCTCGAACCGGGGAATGACCACCTGGAGCAGCTGCACGATGATGCTGGCGGTGATGTAGGGCATGATGCCCAGCGACAACACCGACAGCTGCAGCAGCGCACCGCCACTGAAGAGGTTCAGCAGCGAGAAGACGTTCTGTCCGC
Coding sequences within it:
- a CDS encoding class I SAM-dependent methyltransferase — encoded protein: MTSRAADRTLPLGRFLPTPETVDEYRTFFTTALRHPTMLGAATPTSHAVAATVAQVVPTTGTPTVVELGPGTGSLSGAIRDRLPRGARHIGIELNNVLVAHLREHKPWLEVVHGDARDLTVLLDKLAVDHVDAVVSSIPWSLLPDETQADILGQATDRLAPHGAFTALTYLTALHRTGGKRFRQRLEARFDEVLTHTTWQNVPPILHYLCRRPLH
- a CDS encoding DUF1707 SHOCT-like domain-containing protein, which gives rise to MPTIRVSDADRRRVGDRLQQAVAEGRIELAEFDERVRLAWAAQTADDLARLTADLPEQPSSPATTRSSTPKWMRMVLRTSFGAWLLAVAVNVVIWALVSVGVDEPVHPWWIWVAGPWGAVLLAGALAGRLGLVPGGQCSGRLQR
- the map gene encoding type I methionyl aminopeptidase — encoded protein: MLRRGKGIELKSSGEIEAMRAAGLVVARALAEVTAQAKPGVSTAELDAVAEQIIRDAGAVPSFKGYHGFPGSICSSRNERVVHGIPASTDVLDEGDMLSVDCGAILDGWHGDSAVTVAVGELSPRDLALSEATKRSMWAGIEQVRAGNRLTDISHAIEHSVLDSRAADGVEYGIIAEYGGHGIGSQMHMEPFLPNLGKPGKGPRLKVGMAIAVEPMLTLGSADTEELDDEWTVVTLDGSRASHWEHTVAITDSGPWVLTDAD
- the rpmJ gene encoding 50S ribosomal protein L36; this translates as MKVQPSVKKICDKCQVIRRHGRVLVICSNQRHKQRQG
- the rpsM gene encoding 30S ribosomal protein S13 gives rise to the protein MARIAGVDLPREKRMEIALTYIFGVGRTSSKKILADTGVSPDVRAKDIDDDQLATLREHIENHYQVEGDLRREVQADIRRKIEIGCYAGLRHRRRLPVNGQRTKTNARTRKGPKKTVAGKKKAGRK
- a CDS encoding DNA-directed RNA polymerase subunit alpha, encoding MLISQRPTLAEEAVSETRSRFVIEPLEPGFGYTLGNSLRRTLLSSIPGAAVTSLRIDGVLHEFTTIPGVKEDVTDVILNLKELVVSSEEDEPVTMYLRKQGPGEVTAADIVPPAGVTVHNPDLHIAHLNGKGKLEIELVVERGRGYVPAVQNKQAGAEIGRIPVDSIYSPVLKVTYKVEATRVEQRTDFDKLILDVETKPSITARDAVASAGRTLVELFGLARELNVDAEGIEIGPSPAEADTIAAYAMPIEDLDLTVRSYNCLKREGIHTVGELVSRSEADLLDIRNFGAKSIDEVKLKLVGLGLALKDSPPGFDPTAAAAEYPGEGWSADEGAIEGVSLDEGGFDDGGFDDGQDYAETEQL
- a CDS encoding adenylate kinase, producing MVRLVLVGPPGAGKGTQAAVLSEHLKVPHISTGDLFRANISASTPLGQKAKSYLDAGELVPDEVTNDMVRERLAESDARCGFLLDGYPRNTAQADVLTAILGEYGVEMDAVLQFEVPEEELVRRMLSRGRADDTEDVIRRRLSVYHSETAPLLEYYRGKVLTIDAVGEVEDVTGRALQALPAGSERG
- the rpsK gene encoding 30S ribosomal protein S11; translated protein: MPPKSRAGAVKKVRRKEKKNVAHGQAHIKSTFNNTIVSITDPTGGVISWASAGHVGFKGSRKSTPFAAQMAAENAARKASEHGMKKIDVFVKGPGSGRETAIRSLQAAGLEVGTIQDVTPQPHNGCRPPKRRRV
- a CDS encoding DUF559 domain-containing protein, giving the protein MDETARSDWLARRVTPTETRFGLFTRAEALSRGVTDRRLRSGEFGRVLQGVYCPGDKPIDHELRCHAAALVLPPSAVLTGRSAATLHGVPLAKTWDHVEALVSGAKYMNRRKGLRCWSVRSRPAEHRPWHGIRLATPLRTAFDLLARKPLRQAVASCDAMLHACVIQLPDLVRFLAGRSDRGITRARIALQHLDARSESVPESELRLLLNWNGFPVEPQVQVHDEFGFVARVDLALRSRKVAIEYDGAWHGNPAQFARDRIRQQRLERCGWTVVVVTAKDLYGSPDDVVANVHQAARIKA
- the infA gene encoding translation initiation factor IF-1; its protein translation is MGKKDGAIEVEGRVIEPLPNAMFRVELENGHKVLAHISGKMRQHYIRILPEDKVVVELSPYDLSRGRIVYRYK
- the truA gene encoding tRNA pseudouridine(38-40) synthase TruA, encoding MNEPVAPSGGGGFVRLRLDVAYDGAGFSGWARQPGLRTVQGLLEDALAKQPPGRSVVKSVVVAGRTDAGVHAHGQVVHVDVEPFSPGESGRVPAGERGVPDLERMCARWNRILPGDVRVLGARLAPDGFDARFSALRRHYRYQVSDAPWGADPLRRGDTLAWNRPLDVDRMNRGAQELLGLNDFAAFCKQREGATTVRELQRFDWRRVDQNLVVAQVSADAFCHSMVRSLVGALLMVGDGRREPSWAVEILAAGVRTSAVAPPHGLALVGVDYPDDEHLAARAARIRAVRTLP
- the rpsD gene encoding 30S ribosomal protein S4, coding for MARYTGPATRKSRRLKVDLIGGDTAFERRPYPPGQHGRARIKETEYLLQLQEKQKARYTYGVLERQFRSYYEEANRRPGKTGENLLQLLESRLDNVVYRAGLARTRRMARQLVNHGHFLVNGKKVDIPSFEVSKFDIIDVKPKSLATTPFVIAKETLGERPVPAWLQVVPSNLRVLVHQRPERAQIDTPVTEQLIVELYSK
- a CDS encoding class I SAM-dependent methyltransferase — protein: MLNSRATLHEYRTFLSRALQRPSTVGAVLPTSQHVASAVADVVPATGTPTVVELGPGTGALTDLVEQRLPSGSRHLAVEIDPDMVDYLRRSRPWLEVHHADAADLPTLLNQQGITHVDAVISSIPWTLLPLYQQRRALDAVAHSLAPHGVFTALTYITALWRPGSAAFDRALRTTFEEVVPRTPVWRNVPPARVYICRRARP
- the rplQ gene encoding 50S ribosomal protein L17; amino-acid sequence: MPTPTKGARLGGSPAHERLMLANLATSLFEHGRITTTEAKAKRLRPLAERLITKARKGDLHNRREVMKTIRDKDIVHKLFAEIGPFFADRHGGYTRIVKTMPRRGDNAPMAVLALVTEKTATSEAEAARGTKFAKDQQQAPVAEETTESTESTDASETEVSEAAASGESAESAEDTEGAEKKDES